A stretch of the Streptomyces sp. NBC_00078 genome encodes the following:
- a CDS encoding ABC transporter permease, which translates to MLDYLRLEVRRTLRDAGFVVGGIAMPVLMYLLFTNLGADDGSWKTGAMVGMAGYGAVGSALNTGGGVAEDRAIGWLRQLRVTPMTPRQVVVGRTLTGSVTVLPAILAVLAAGGLVNGVRLDVWQWAAIAALLWLGSVPFTLLGLGNGYRLTGQTTGVANMACNLGLAVLGGLWFPVTLFPGWLSTLSAYTPTYRFAELGTSVADGHAPALGAVAVLTLWLLAFGSYAVLSYRRSGRTV; encoded by the coding sequence ATGCTGGACTATCTGCGGCTCGAGGTGCGCCGGACCCTGCGCGACGCCGGTTTCGTCGTCGGCGGGATCGCGATGCCGGTGCTGATGTATCTGCTGTTCACCAATCTCGGCGCGGACGACGGCAGCTGGAAGACCGGCGCGATGGTCGGCATGGCCGGGTACGGCGCGGTCGGCTCGGCTCTGAACACCGGTGGCGGGGTCGCCGAGGACCGGGCGATCGGCTGGCTGCGGCAGCTGCGGGTGACACCGATGACACCGCGCCAGGTCGTCGTGGGCCGGACCCTGACCGGCTCGGTGACGGTACTGCCGGCCATCCTCGCGGTCCTCGCGGCGGGCGGCCTGGTCAACGGCGTACGCCTGGATGTCTGGCAGTGGGCGGCGATCGCCGCGCTGCTGTGGCTGGGCTCGGTGCCCTTCACCCTGCTGGGCCTGGGCAACGGCTACCGGCTGACCGGGCAGACCACGGGCGTGGCGAACATGGCGTGCAACCTGGGTCTGGCGGTGCTGGGCGGCCTGTGGTTCCCGGTCACCCTCTTCCCTGGCTGGCTGAGCACCCTGTCCGCGTACACCCCGACGTACCGCTTCGCCGAGCTGGGCACCTCGGTCGCCGACGGGCACGCCCCGGCGCTCGGCGCGGTCGCGGTCCTCACCCTCTGGCTGCTGGCGTTCGGTTCGTACGCTGTGCTGTCGTACCGACGGTCCGGCCGGACCGTCTGA
- a CDS encoding sensor histidine kinase — protein MFWMRGITCQVGGWRAARAQWRADMERFKAAQKEARRTGGKMPENPGPPPTGFALLPWLLMGMGAFSNLFQGKTASPWIGGVGLLAFNSLYIYVTFRAFVKETREAAATRGALAAMAVITCALAIGYGGSWLYFFPLLGLATGAVVRGPWLGKAGLGLTALAAAVSVFRAGWDAVNVAYGTFLSTMVTAAILSLSEAVRELRAAREELARRAVEEERLRFSRDLHDLLGHTMSVIVVKSEAARRLASRNLDAALIQISDIESVGRQALTEIREAVTGYREGSLATELDRARSALSAAAVEPVVVRSGTPLAPQTEALLGWVVREAVTNIVRHACATRCEITVDSTPEHVRLTIADNGSGEPVPSSTPPLPGIGGTGLKGLTERLAAAGGSLRAGPSPRGGFTVAAELPVEPGGLADTALLTVPRAG, from the coding sequence ATGTTCTGGATGCGAGGGATCACCTGTCAGGTGGGCGGGTGGCGGGCGGCCCGGGCGCAGTGGCGCGCGGACATGGAGCGGTTCAAGGCCGCACAGAAGGAGGCACGCAGGACCGGCGGGAAGATGCCGGAGAACCCGGGTCCTCCGCCGACCGGCTTCGCGCTGCTGCCGTGGCTGCTGATGGGGATGGGCGCCTTCTCCAACCTCTTCCAGGGCAAGACGGCCAGCCCCTGGATCGGCGGCGTGGGCCTGCTCGCCTTCAACTCCCTCTACATCTATGTGACGTTCCGCGCCTTCGTGAAGGAGACGCGCGAGGCGGCCGCGACCCGGGGGGCGCTCGCCGCGATGGCCGTGATCACCTGCGCACTGGCCATCGGGTACGGCGGCAGCTGGCTGTACTTCTTCCCGCTGCTGGGCCTGGCCACCGGAGCGGTCGTGCGAGGCCCGTGGCTGGGCAAGGCCGGCCTCGGCCTGACGGCGCTCGCGGCGGCGGTCTCCGTGTTCCGGGCGGGCTGGGACGCGGTGAACGTCGCGTACGGCACCTTCCTTTCGACGATGGTGACCGCGGCGATCCTGTCTCTCTCCGAGGCCGTACGGGAACTGCGCGCGGCCCGTGAGGAACTGGCCCGGCGGGCGGTCGAGGAGGAGCGGCTGCGCTTCTCCCGCGATCTGCACGACCTGCTCGGGCACACCATGTCGGTGATCGTGGTGAAGTCGGAGGCGGCCCGGCGGCTGGCCTCGCGGAACCTGGACGCCGCGCTCATCCAGATCTCCGACATCGAGTCGGTCGGCCGCCAGGCGCTCACGGAGATCCGCGAGGCCGTGACCGGCTACCGCGAGGGCAGCCTCGCCACCGAACTGGACCGGGCCCGCTCGGCCCTGTCCGCGGCGGCCGTCGAACCGGTGGTGGTCCGCTCGGGCACGCCGCTGGCTCCGCAGACCGAGGCGCTGCTGGGCTGGGTGGTGCGGGAGGCGGTCACCAACATCGTGCGGCACGCCTGCGCCACACGCTGCGAGATCACCGTGGACAGCACCCCCGAGCACGTCCGCCTCACGATCGCCGACAACGGGTCGGGCGAGCCGGTCCCCTCGTCGACGCCGCCCCTGCCGGGCATCGGCGGCACCGGCCTGAAGGGGCTGACCGAGCGCCTCGCGGCGGCCGGCGGCTCCCTGCGGGCCGGCCCGTCACCGCGAGGCGGTTTCACGGTGGCCGCCGAACTCCCCGTGGAGCCGGGCGGCCTGGCGGACACCGCTCTGCTTACGGTGCCCAGGGCTGGCTGA